The sequence GAGGGCCAGCTTCAGCACCGTCCGGGCCCATGCCGGCGAGACGCTGCTGTCTTTCCTGGTGCAGGGTCTGCTGGTGGCGGTGGGGTTCCTCGCCTGCGGCGTCGGCATTCTCGTGACCGGCCCGATTGCGCTGCTGATCCAGGTGTACACCTACCGTCGGCTCTCCGGAGGACCGGTCGCGCCGCCCACTCCTTAGGGCTCGGTGACGAAGTCGATCAGCTCTTCCACCCGGCCGATCAGCGCCGCGTCGAGGTCGGTCCAGTCCCGGACCCGGCCGCGGATGCGCTGCCACGCCGCGGCGATGTCGGCCTGGTCGGCGTGTGGCCAGCCCAGGGCCTGACAGATCCCGTGCTTCCAGTCCGTCCCGCGTGGGATGACCGGCCACTCCGCCAGACCCAGCCGGGCCGGTTTGACGGCCTGCCAGATGTCGACGAACGGATGGCCGACGACCAGGGTGTCCGAGCCGCCGGGGCCGCGGCGCACCGCTTCGGCGAGCCGCGATTCCTTGGAACCGGGTACCAGGTGGTCGACGAGCACGCCCAGCCGCCGCTGCGGGCCGGGGCGGAACTCTTCGACGACACCGACGAGATCGTCGACGCCCCCGAGGTATTCGACCACCACTGCCTCGACCCGCAGATCGTCGCCCCACACCTGCTCGACGAGCTCGGCG comes from Mycobacteriales bacterium and encodes:
- a CDS encoding DUF3097 domain-containing protein, producing the protein MDDRYGSDVLARDPHNARTVRSAEMAIQLGMVVEDAQTGYVGAVVRVEYGRMELEDRHGRRKPFPVGPGYLVDGTPVILTAPRRPTAKAPTRTASGSVAVTGARARVARTGRIYVEGRHDAELVEQVWGDDLRVEAVVVEYLGGVDDLVGVVEEFRPGPQRRLGVLVDHLVPGSKESRLAEAVRRGPGGSDTLVVGHPFVDIWQAVKPARLGLAEWPVIPRGTDWKHGICQALGWPHADQADIAAAWQRIRGRVRDWTDLDAALIGRVEELIDFVTEP